Below is a genomic region from Castanea sativa cultivar Marrone di Chiusa Pesio chromosome 2, ASM4071231v1.
AACCGTGCCATCAACAGAAGGTAGTACATCAGCTGGAAGTTCCATCAAGTTGTCGATTTCTCATCTCTTCTTCCTTATATGTGCTGCAACAGTTGCTTCAACCTTCACAACGTACTGATCTTCTCATTTGTCAGCCTGCCTTTTGCAGCACCACATTCGTACTCGATTAAAGATGACTATTATTGtattcttcatttattttagagTTCCCTTAGGTTGTGGGGTTcatgtatatttattttttgtggccTCTTTCAGGGGTTGATATGGTTTTGTATTACTGAGGAGACATCTTGCTCTCTTCCCTTCTTAATAAAGACGATTTCTGGGTTATATGTAAATTGTATAATACAACACCCAacatataaagtataaacaaaaaCCAATTAAGTTATAAGATATTAAAACTGACCAATACGATAGGCAATGATTCCAGAAGTTCTTCATTGAAAAAATCAACCATCGAAATCTTTGGTATTTAAGTGTGCATTGTGTCACTGGCTAAACAAAATTTACGGACGtatcaaagtttttattttctactacATTTGTATCAAagttcttttcaatatattaaaatgacTAGCAGCTGAGACAAACTTATGAGGCCATTACACTGTGGGTTTATTTGAAATCCGTTGAAaagtttttgttaaaagtaccattgataaacataaaagttagttaaaataatatagtaagacctataaataatagtaaaaataaattataaaataaactagCATCTTAAGTTGGAGCCAAACACACACGTATCAAAGCTCATTCAatatattaaagtttttttCTGTTGTTATTTTAAAGTATATCAGAGTTCCTGACAATGCTTTTCATGAGGTCGGCCGAGTCTCCTTAGGACAACtggatctttcttttttttgattgagaatcaactttttttttttccttttttagtaATCCCACCCGTGTGATTAAAACTAATACTATATAAAGAATCGAAGATAGTCATTAAAATTCACACACACTACAAAGAAATTCTAAGGCCCGGGCAATGACACTGCCGTTGGTTGGGTGGAACGGTCTTGGATAAGACTCAAAAAGGCTTAAGCCTTTTGGGTTGACCCATTACCCAAAAGACCCAAGCTCAATGAACATGTATTTAATTATGTTATATAAACTACTAatttctcttattattattcaatgtggGACTACACATATACTAAAGAATTATTTTCAATGTGGGACTACACAACACATATACTAgagaattatttaaaaagtctATCAAGATCTGTGGCGGTGCAGAATGGGAGGTGGAGCTGTGTGTTCCGTGTATACTTTGATAttttatgtttgtttaatatttCCTAATATTATTGTAAATCTTACTATTTTGATTTTGGAATATAGTAGAGATCATAAGTCCATAGGTTGCTATCACCAATTATCATAACTTCAGGCTTTCCCGAGCgcaattttttcataaattttttttttttcacttgtgtAGCATCCATGATTGTTGAATCATATAATCCGACGACCCTGATATAATTAGCCACAGCCCAaatcaatatattattatactctactttttgcatgtttttttggGTGTTATATTTTGTTGAGGGAATTGTTGCCATACTACTATTCAGGAGAGGTAGTCCATCATTTTTAATATAGGTAACTTAGGTTCATATTGAAATAATCTACCGCACCTCCCCACTTTCCACTGTCATTAAATATCAACATTAAGTACATACGTCATTGTTTACTATATCTTGATATTATGTCAgtagtctttttctttttaatgactTCTTTACCATCTTGAAATTATGTTTGCTTTCATTTTAGAATGATTTGAGTTTGGAAAAATTTATTTACTTCTAAGCTATTGTATAAATGCTAATTCAGTTTAAAGTTTTATTTGGGATAGGTTGCCTTAGTTTATTGTACACATTTTGGGTGTTgcgttcattttttttttttttcttgacaaaTGTGTTAATATGCTAACTTTTTTTCATGGATATTTCCATTCATGTgtagaaaaatgctaaaataacaTTGAACtagatgaaaacaaaattatgaaattacaTTCCATGTTGGATCCTCATttacattatcaaaaaaaagtacTTTCATATTTCTATTTGCTCAAAAGTTCAAAATAATGTAACCTCAATTACATTCCATGTTGAACCCTCATTTAcattattgaaaaaattgtactttcGAATTTGTTATTTGCTCAAATTAAAAGTGCATATATCATTGTTGACATTGAGAATATGTCTAATAATCAAATGCAATgcattaagagagagagagagagagagagagagagagagagagagagagagagagagagagagagagagagagaaacataaatagtattgtatttatcaaaatattttcattaaatcataaaaagaaataatataagttttctttttaaaccgTGCAAGACacaagtttatttttataaaaaaaaaaaaattgttcttctactataatttctaagttgataaaaatattaatttgattacaatccaaactcttcatctaatcctacataaaaaataaaaaaaaagtccatcTAATCCATATATTgtctttaaaattatattaccaCACGTAAAAATTGCAattgttttatatttataaaaaaaaagatataattttttttctttatcttcttttcctataattttgaagttaataaaaatgattacgatccaaattcttcatctaatttttattttaaaagtataaaaaatcgatctaatccttattttttaattactacacataaaaagaaaacaactgTAAGGACTAGATTTAGACTCTCAGCCCACCAACAATGAATGATGGCCCAACAAgcccaaaattatatatttataagagaatgaattttacaagaaaataatTCTGCAAATCAAGTATGGGCCTTAATGGATTGGATTTGTGCCAAGAAGATAAGCAAACACGCTTTTATAGAAATAACACTCCTCGATCGGATCCAAGGATGAGGTGTTCTTATATTCactcaaatttatttaagtacAAAATGTTCttgctctctttttctcttttttagatTACATACCCCATTTTTCACGGGGGCCTTTCCCTTATATAGTCTCTCCATCTTCAATCCCAGTCTTTCACTTGTTGATCATGTAGGTGATTTCCtagatgcttgtcccatcagaaaCCTCCTAGAAGCTTTGTGAGTAACTACGAACTAAGATATCTCTATTCAGGTGTCATTTTCCCATAAATAAGGCCAACTGGTTAggtgcagagcatttaatgtggTGGAGCAGCCTTCTTCccatatatttcttcttttgttgttgattATCTTACTTGAAGCTTATCTATAAAAGGAATGATTACCTTTTGTAAAGCATTCCCGAGATGGCCGGGTTCCAACCTTCCACAATGCTTTCCCGAGGAAGCTCGACGCCTCGGGAACTACCACCAATTTGTTGTTATACTTTCTTGTCCTCGGCTCATTGATCCCAAAACTTAATAAACCTTACGACCATCCTCAACTACCTAGGTGTCCTTGGGCGTAGCTCACGGCCCAACTTATTTACTCAGCCTGCTCAACCTCACAACAACGTATAGCTAATAAAGTTTATTTTCAAGCAAATTATCTTTAATCGTTAATAGAGCGTTATTTTGaatgaattttctttcttttaacaTGAAACTACtctttttatcttaaaaaaattacataaaaaaatcttttaggAAGTGAGTACTGATCAATACATGTCCAAATGTCCTGCCATCATTTAACGTACAACTAGTCTTtttatctaatatatatatatatatatatatatatatatatatatatatatatatatatatatatattgttttctaggatctatccaaaaaaattcTCTTAAGTATATGTCCAAGTGTCCTGCCatcaaaaaagtaaaatcaatTCTAATCAAACTCTTTTTTTGATGGGAAATTCTAATTAAACTCTTTGTCTAAAACTCAAACTCTTAATAATTAAACTTTCCTACCGTGTTACAATTATTCataaaatgaaggaaaatatgTTAATATAAACATTAAACATTTATGTTTTTCCAAAGATAAgtagaggattttttttttttgaggaaataaatagaggaaatttgataagaaaaattaaatatttgtatttatttagagATTAGTAGAGGAAAAGTTGATAAGAATAATTAAGATTTTGTGtctatctaaaaaaattgcTGCAGTTTTTGCTTACCTTCAGGTATATCTAAAACTTCCGATTAGATCATAGGGAATAAAATCAatcagaaaaagaaattaattataaatatttttgctcCGCTCCCTCAAACTTCAAGTTCGGACTATGCTCTCTTTGTCATCaaggttatatttttttttgtattcttagcttctttttttttttgtatatatatatttttggttaaattgtgtatatatttttagttggaTGGTTTTATTCTATAATgggtttattgatttttaagtttcaaagtgTATCAGCATCCGAATCCGATAGGAAATGGGTTAGCAACGGAAGCTATAATCACTAGAGTGTATTGTACTAGGCTAGATTGTGTGGATACTTTGAGGATGTCTACAATGAAAGCTGCATGTTCTATTTTCTTCTCCAAGGTTATTTAACTCTatcatttattcttttctttttttttcttttttcattttcattatgttcataaaatacatcatatattTCATACTACAGGTAATTGTATTGGAGCTCTTTGAAGCTATAGAGTTTGAAAGAAACTTTGAAAAGCTTAGCTTGAATTGTTGGAACTTTATTAATTAGATCCTCATCAACCATAATCTATTGGATATGATTGCAACAAAGGATTCTCAAAAGGGATAAATATGTAGTTGGCTTAGCAAGTTTGTGTCAATTGAAATATACAACggaataaaataagaaaataattgttaaaatgaGATTTATTGAAGGTGTAGGGCTAAAAAAGGATATTGGTCAAGATATGGCATGATCCATTGAAgttttaaacactttgaagttATAATCTATATTTCAAATGCAGCATTTACTCATAATATAGATTTGTTGTTCGCAAAACTAGCCTAGGAAGGATATATGCAGGACCTCGCAAAAAATactacttttttaattttcatcacATCTCAATGCTAATGAAGCTATTTTCAGTTATCAAAGCAAACCTATTGCCAAGGTCTCAACTCGtagtttttcttgaaaaaatttcttgaagtttatgtttatacattttgttttgataagttGAAATTCGGTGCCACTTTCCTCGCTTTCAAATGCAAAAATTCAATTCTTAagtaaatttttaatgtttggtaATTTAGGTTGTTTATAATTATGAACTATCAAATTGAGATTACCTCTTAAACTCTTCAGCTTTGAAATCCTTGAAAGTTCTTATTAGCCCCTtgccaaaaatattaaaagtccacatcaaaaaaaaaaaaaaaaaaaaaaaaaaaaaaaaaaaaaatatatatatatatatatatatatatatatatatatatatttattgaaagtCAGTCAGTCACCTACATAACcgaacttcaaaaattaatattttcttccTAAGCTTAACTACGGAAGAAGATTCCAAGTCTCCAGGTCTAAACACAAACTTTTAAGCATGCCAAATGCCAAGTACCACGAGTTAGAAACTTGTTAGAGAGTAGGAGAAGTTGTTGAGCCACATAACCCATCATTCATTTGTCTCTATCTTGATTGATTTCCCTACAAAAGCCAATACATCTTTCCCCTTCTCCACCAAACTAATCACAACTTAAGTCAGTTAAGTGCTACAAGATCACAGAAATCCACAGGCATTTCCAGcttatatttgaatttgagaGCATCCAATTCCAATGGCTTATACAAAAATAGAGATGGGTCTGGTTCTAGTCTTGGTGACTATGCTCTGGGCAGGAGCGTCGGCTCAGTCGAGTTGTACAAATGTGATCATCAGTATGTCACCATGCCTTAACTACATTACTGGCAACACCTCAACCCCATCTTCAGGCTGCTGCTCACAGCTTGCTAGTGTAGTCCGCTCACAACCACAATGCATGTGCCAAGTCCTTAATGGAGGTAGCTCCTCATTGGGCATCAACATCAACCAAACTCAGGCTCTAGCCTTGCCTGGTGCTTGTAATGTTCAGACCCCACCTCTCAGTAGCTGTAATGGTACGAGCCCATATTTTAACtgttaaaattagtaatttaccCATCAAAACTGCTTGTTTAGCTTGTGGATGGATTTAAAATTCTCATAAACAAACATCATTTTCATCTATGCTAACTTAACTTTTGAATATCGGCAGCTGCTTCACCATCCAACTCTCCTGCAGGATCACCAACATCTTCGGATTCAGGTACAAACTGCTTCGTCATTTGTTCAATTGTGCTAAATTACCATGATCAGTCAAATTTTGACTTATACAAACCAAATTCTAGGTTCAAAAAGTTCAATCCTTACAAAGAACCTTAAGAAATAAGTGACATTGAACAAGTTCTATTAAATTTATACTTATCAATGAAACATCattggatttatttattttcttaatttgatCATTGGTGTTGATTTTCACTTGTGTAGGAAGTGGATCTAAAACCGTGCCATCAACAGAAGGTAGTACATCAGCTGGAAGTTCCATCAAGTTGTCGATTTCTCATCTCTTCTTCCTTATATGTGTTGCAACAGTTGCTTCAACCTTCACAACGTACTGATCTTCTCATTTGTCAGCCTGCCTTTTGCAGCACCACATTCTTACCTATTCTTGATTAATGATGACTATTATTGTATTCATCATTTATTATAAGAGTTCCCTTAGGTTGTGGGGTTcatgtatatttattttttgtggccTCTTTCAGGGGTTGATATGGTTTTGTATTACTGAGGAGACATCTTGCTCTCTTCCCTTCTTAGCACTCACAGCAGTGGTGGTATATTggtatattggtattttttaaCTCTTCAAACACCAAAAAGCATACTCcagtagtggagctaaatctatttttttagctctaatgaacagtgcacatctatttatagatgtgcactgttcatgagagctaaacaaaaaaaatattattttattgtaattggtgctgtgaatgttttttgagttgtgagatatattattttattgtagaagatatattattttattgtgatgtttatattattttattgtgttgaaagctaaaatagatccactgttgcagcatgtgtgtagatatgtataggtaaaatagataaagtaatttttagtagagctaaaaagctaatattttagctccactgctgtggatgctcttaataAAGACGATTTCTGGGTTATATGTAAATTACATAATACAACACCCAacatataaagtataaacaaaaaCCAATTAAGTTATAAGATAATAAAGCTGACCAAACGAAAGGCAATGATTCCAGAAGTTCTTCATTGAAAAAATCAACCACAGAAATCTTTGGTATTTAAGTGTGCATTGTGTCACGGGCTAAACAATATTTACGGACATATCAAagttcttttcaatatattaaaatgattaGCAGCTGAGACAAGCCTCTGAGGCTCTGACACTATATCAAAGTTCCTTCAatatattaaagtttttttCCCTTGTTATTTTAAAGCACATCAAAGTTCCTGACGATGCTTTTCATGAGATCTCCCTAGAAACAACAgggtctttcttttttcttttctttttttaataatcccAGCCGTGTGTGTACAACTTTAACTTAAACCTTAATGAAACTAATACTATATAAAGAATCGAAAATAGTCATTGAAATTCACACACACTACAAAGCTAGCGTTCTAAGAAATTCTAGTTTTTCTATTtcaacagagagagagacagagatccgagagagaaagggaaagaTGGGTTCTGAGCAGAACGAGGGTACAAGGTACCAGCCATCAGAGCTAATGCTCTGCGCCAACAACTGTGGGTTCTTTGGCAATGCGGCGACCATGAACCTTTGCTCCAAGTGCTACAGAGACTACCACATGAAAGAAGAAAACGCGGCTTCTGCTAAAGCCGCTATGGAAAAATCTCTccacccacaaccacaacctcaaCCTCAACCAACTCAGCTCCCACAATCCAGTTTCTCAGCTGAGAGCTTCAAGCATGTGGGACcctcttcttcatcttccaAACTACGTAAATAAAGGATCtatatatcaaaattatatttaaataaataatatatatatatatatatatatatacacacacaaatacacacACTCAAACAAAATGATAGAAAACTTTATGGATGTAAAATGATTATATAAATTAGTGTATCTAGCTCACCAAGACCGTGCATGTGTTGCTAGAGGTGTCAGCTATAGAGGCAAAACAAAGCCTCGTACaaaacataactcaaaaatcATACATTTCTACTTCAAAACCAATTAACCTGCCAAGTCTCCTAAACgggaaaaaaaatatctcaaaattAAAGCTTAAAAAAGCTCAGGAGATTTATTTTCTTGCAAAGCTTTGGTCAAGCTCCTTAATTccgtaattttttaaattcataataaaatcattttgtttttatcttttcttcctTTATGCAGATCACGGTGAGAGAAAGAAGcaaagaattttgttttttattgggtgagcaagagagagaaaattggtgagagaaagaagaagagaattttcttttatattgggtaagaaaagaaaattttgttttttattgggtaagcaagagagagaaaattggtgagcaaaagaagaagagaattttgttttatattggATAAGAAAgagggggaaaaagaaaaggatagaattaatttatcataaataaggaagagaaacaaaataatcatttaatACTTAATAAGAGTTACACCAGATGTAATTTGGGCATAAATTTCTGTATAAAACTCGAAAAAAGCTTAAACCTTTTAGGTTGACCCATTACTCAAAAGACCTAAACTCAATGAGCATatattcaattatattatataaattattaattttttttattattatttaacgTGAGACTACCCATATATTAGAGAAATATTTTCATGTGGGACTACACATATGCTAgagaattattttaaaagtctaTCAAGATCTATGGCGGTGCAGAATGGGAGGTGGAGCCGTGTGTTCCGTGTATACTTTGATAGATCGTGTTTGTTGAATATTTCCTAATATTATTTGTAAATCTTACTGTTTGGATTTTGGAATGTAGTAGAGAGTTAGAGAAATTGTATTGGTTTGTCAGAAGAACTGAGTTAGCAGAGAGTTTAGAAGAATGCTATTGGTGTGTCTTTTAATGAAGTCGGtaggaaggaaaaagaaaaaggtctACTCTGAAATCTCTCTTAAGCCATGCCCGAATCTCCAGTACACGATTTTTCTCAATACTCTTTATTTCTGTGCATAGAGAGTCACGGGTTGTCTGATAAATATAGGATTCACTAGTTAGCGCtgtttaaacaaatttttggtgtttaaataatattacagaTATTTTTACGTATTTCTTCTAAGATCTAAAAATCTCTTAGCACGGCCCACATGCAAGGctttggttttggatttggtTTTCTGAGTTTGCCACGGTGAATCTTGGGCCCGTTTCATTTCTTAGTCTCTTTTTATGGCCTTTTACTAGGCCTTTCAATACTTCTACTTTAGGcccaaaattttgtcaacaccTAGCCCATGTTACAGAGGCattatttttaacattgagCAGAGCCATACAAACCTCCATCAAATCCCATAATGCAAAATATCAAACACCAATCAAAATTCATCACCCCAATATCTAAATCACAATAATTATGTGTTTGGATTGTGTTTCTCCATGCCgcgtttgcattttttttttgacacccACGTTTCATGTGAGACATAATATTGTTAGTGGATTCCGTGCACAAATCTAAATCATAATAATTATACGTTTGGATTGCATTTCTCCATGTTGcgtttgccttttttttattgactcGCATTTCACGTGAGACAGTACTGTTAGTGGGTCCTGTGCACTGTGCACGGAACCCACTACCTCTTTGACCAGCAAATATTTCACAAGAATGTGTCTATCAATGAATCCCGTGCACTGTTTATTGGACctacaaacctcttttttcaataactttttttattaaaaatgagtttcacgacactattcacacatttaaaaattattttgctataatgttttcagttttcagcaaaataagcggtattcaaacgcaacctaaaagaaataaaaaaaataaagtttgtaagGGATTAAAAGCAACCTAAATCAGCTGAAATTTTGTAagggattaaaataaaaattcactcTGAAGTCTGATACcgtaataaaaaattgtcagtttGAACCAAAATGTCAAGAATTGGTTATTAAATGAATGACAAGGCCATTTGTACTAGATTCCGTGACAAACATATTCTACTCAAGGATCATAGATGAATGCGGTCTTCCTGGTCAATCAATTGATTGGTTAAGGAAATTTGTATTTTAGACTTCTCAATTATAATTGGAGTCAGTCACCAACATAAAcgaacttcaaaaattaatattttcttccTAGGCATAACTACTGAAGAAAATTCCAAGTCTCCAGGTCAGAACATATGAACTTCTAAGCACGCCAAATGTCAAGTACCACGCATTAGAAGCCCGTTAGAAAGTAGGAGAAGTTGTTGAACCACACAAACCCATCATTtgttttgtctttctttcttgatTTCCCTACAAAAAGCCATAAATCTCTCCCCTTGCTCCACCAAACTAATCCAAAACTTAAGTGGTACAAGATCAGAGCAATCCACAGGCATTTTAAGCACATATTTGACAACATCCAATGGCTCATGGAAAAATGGAGATGGCTCTGGTCCTAGTTTTGGTGACTATGCTCTGGGCAGGAGCTACGGCTCAGTCAAGTTGTACAAATGTGATCATCAGTATGTCACCATGCCTTAACTACATTACCGGAAACTCCTCAACCCCATCTTCAAGCTGCTGCTCACAGCTTGCTAGTGTAGTCCGCTCGCAAGCACAGTGCTTGTGTCAAGTCCTTAATGGAGGTGGCTCTTCACTGGGAATCAACATTAACCAGACTCGGGCTCTAGCCCTACCTGGTGCTTGTAATGTTCAGACCCCACCTCTCAGCCGCTGTAATGGTAAGAACACATTATGattctcatttttatttcttaacaTTTTAATCTGCTTGTATAGCCTTGTGTATGGATGCAAAATCCTCCCTGGATACCATTTTAGACAAATAttaaatcatcattttcatctCCGCTAACACACTTCCTGAATATTAGCAGCTTCATCACCGGCCGCCTCTCCTGCAGGATCAACTACAACTCCTTCAGGTTCAAACTGCTTCATttgttcaattacatgcaaaaATATCATGATCAGTCAAATGTTGACTTATACTAAAAAGTTCAATCCTTTCAATATACCTTAATAAATAAGTGGCActaaacaagttttattcatcatttattCATCATTGGTGTTTATGTTCACTTGTGTAGGAAGTGGATCTAAAACTGTGCCATCAACAGAAGGCAGTTCATCAGCCGGAAATTCCATCaagttttcaatttctcatCTCTTCTTCCTTATATGTGCTGCAACAGTTGCTACTGCCTTCACAACATATTGATCTCATTTGTTGGCCTGCTTTTCACAGAAAAACTTTCCTAACTGTTCTTGATGATTATTACTGTATTCTTCCCTTTATGACTTCCCTTAGGTTGTGGGGTTCatgtgtatttattttttgtgaccTCTTCAGGGGTTGATATGTTCTTGTATTATTGAGGAGACATCTTGTGCTCTTCCCTTCTTAATAAAGATGATTTCTGCCTTTTAAGTAATACAACAGACACCTAAACTTATTACCAAGAAGTCATGCAGTATCACTTCCAGCGTCAACAATAACCAATTTAACAATAAGATAGTAAACTAACCAAAATGAAACTATGAAAGGCAAGGATTCTAGACGTTCTTCACTGAAAATATTAACTACAGCAATCTTTGGTATTTAAGTTTGCATCACCGccagaaaagaaaatttatatgcatatcaaatttcattactTCCCACTATAGTCTGTATTCCAACATAATATTTGATCCTTCAATATACACAAAATGATTAGCAGCTGTGACAAACCTCTAATACTGAGGTTTAAATAAGGAAAATTGTTGCTGAAAATGAATGACTGTATATGCTGCAAATGCATATCCCTATCATTTTTCAATGTTGCCTACCAACATAAGTTGTTATCATTATCACACACATTTCATCTTCGCTTACACAAAAGGTAAAATAATTGATACGCTACTCAAACACAAGTAACCTGCAAAAGCGGAAACAGATACAAGAATGGCACCAGCCCTGGCCAAGGAACCTGCTCCCTTgatttgtttaaattgcaaCTAACTAGTAGAAAATGAAACATCCCAAGCTTCTTTGCCAAGCCAGAAACAAATGTATTTCCCAATTACATCACAAAAGGCCAATCATAATTGGTGAAAAACTTCCATCAAAACTATTAAAGGCTCTTCGGTAAGGCATACTGGCAAGCGAACAagtgttttttccttttctttttttgctaagtCAAGgaatgtttttcatttcttttgttC
It encodes:
- the LOC142625982 gene encoding non-specific lipid transfer protein GPI-anchored 5-like, which gives rise to MAYTKIEMGLVLVLVTMLWAGASAQSSCTNVIISMSPCLNYITGNTSTPSSGCCSQLASVVRSQPQCMCQVLNGGSSSLGININQTQALALPGACNVQTPPLSSCNAASPSNSPAGSPTSSDSGSGSKTVPSTEGSTSAGSSIKLSISHLFFLICVATVASTFTTY
- the LOC142624000 gene encoding non-specific lipid transfer protein GPI-anchored 5-like isoform X1; its protein translation is MAHGKMEMALVLVLVTMLWAGATAQSSCTNVIISMSPCLNYITGNSSTPSSSCCSQLASVVRSQAQCLCQVLNGGGSSLGININQTRALALPGACNVQTPPLSRCNAASSPAASPAGSTTTPSGSGSKTVPSTEGSSSAGNSIKFSISHLFFLICAATVATAFTTY
- the LOC142624000 gene encoding non-specific lipid transfer protein GPI-anchored 5-like isoform X2; protein product: MAHGKMEMALVLVLVTMLWAGATAQSSCTNVIISMSPCLNYITGNSSTPSSSCCSQLASVVRSQAQCLCQVLNGGGSSLGININQTRALALPGACNVQTPPLSRCNASSPAASPAGSTTTPSGSGSKTVPSTEGSSSAGNSIKFSISHLFFLICAATVATAFTTY